From one Pontibacillus sp. HMF3514 genomic stretch:
- a CDS encoding energy-coupling factor ABC transporter ATP-binding protein, whose translation MQISFNNVSYIYQPKTPFEYKALQDLSFTIPSGSFVAVIGHTGSGKSTLLQHLNGLLAPTHGDVEIGDYKIQADEKNKQLKSLREQVGVVFQYPEHQLFEETVYKDIAFGPTNFGVEKGEIDERVERTIDSVGLSSDMLERSPFDLSGGQMRRVAIAGVLAMEPSVLVLDEPTAGLDPRGQQEMMDMFYQLHRDQQLTTVLVTHSMEDALAYADYVLVMDQGQLYMEGEPLEVFRQKEALNDVGLDVPEIIEFITKFEQKFDISMQYSNQPLSQFAEQLKNKLKGGSHDE comes from the coding sequence ATGCAAATATCATTTAACAACGTAAGTTATATCTATCAACCCAAAACCCCTTTTGAATACAAAGCCTTGCAAGACCTTTCATTTACAATTCCATCAGGATCATTTGTTGCCGTTATTGGTCACACTGGTTCTGGAAAGTCAACGTTATTGCAACACTTAAACGGATTATTAGCACCTACCCACGGAGATGTGGAAATTGGAGATTATAAGATTCAGGCTGATGAAAAGAATAAACAGTTGAAATCGTTACGTGAACAAGTAGGCGTAGTCTTCCAATATCCAGAACACCAACTGTTTGAAGAAACCGTTTATAAAGATATTGCTTTTGGACCAACCAATTTTGGTGTGGAGAAAGGCGAGATTGATGAGCGAGTGGAGCGTACCATTGATTCTGTAGGATTATCATCAGATATGCTAGAGCGTTCTCCATTTGATTTAAGTGGAGGTCAGATGCGCCGAGTCGCAATAGCAGGCGTTTTAGCGATGGAACCAAGTGTTCTTGTACTCGATGAGCCCACTGCAGGGCTAGATCCTAGAGGACAGCAAGAAATGATGGACATGTTCTATCAACTTCATCGAGACCAGCAGCTTACCACCGTGCTGGTTACGCATAGTATGGAGGATGCTCTTGCCTATGCTGATTACGTCCTGGTTATGGACCAAGGACAACTCTATATGGAAGGTGAACCACTCGAAGTCTTTCGCCAAAAGGAAGCATTGAATGATGTTGGATTAGATGTACCAGAAATCATTGAGTTTATAACGAAATTTGAACAGAAATTTGATATCTCCATGCAATATTCCAATCAACCCCTATCACAGTTTGCTGAGCAATTGAAGAACAAACTGAAGGGGGGAAGTCATGATGAATGA
- the rpsI gene encoding 30S ribosomal protein S9, producing MAQVQYYGTGRRKSSTARVRLVPGTGRVVINKRDAEDYFPYETLRVITKQPLALTETEGTYDVLVNVDGGGFTGQAGAIRHGVARALLEADPEYRTSLKRAGFLTRDAREKERKKYGLRKARRAPQFSKR from the coding sequence TTGGCACAAGTACAATACTACGGTACTGGACGTCGTAAAAGCTCAACAGCTCGTGTACGTTTAGTTCCAGGCACAGGCCGTGTCGTTATTAATAAACGTGATGCAGAAGATTATTTCCCATACGAAACGCTACGTGTAATCACTAAGCAGCCTTTAGCTCTAACAGAAACTGAAGGAACTTATGATGTTCTTGTAAACGTTGATGGCGGAGGTTTCACTGGTCAAGCTGGTGCTATCCGTCACGGTGTTGCACGTGCTCTATTAGAAGCGGACCCTGAATACCGCACTTCTCTTAAGCGCGCTGGTTTCCTAACTCGTGACGCTCGTGAGAAAGAACGTAAAAAGTACGGTCTTCGCAAAGCACGTCGTGCGCCACAATTCTCAAAGCGTTAA
- the truA gene encoding tRNA pseudouridine(38-40) synthase TruA has translation MERVCCVVQYDGTNYSGFQIQANSNRTIQEKIEKALTKMHKGKPMKIIASGRTDAGVHAYGQVFHFDSDLYIPEYNWKKGLQTLLPSDIQIVEVHKVSMDFHARYDTSQKEYRYRVLNTKDKDVFRRNVTYHVPYDLDIDKVKEACKYIEGTHDFTSFSSTKTKVRGERIRTVYEATCEKQGDELLFIFRGDGFLYNMVRILVGTLIQVGRGRREPEDIPVIMEAKERTKAGVTAPAQGLFLWKVDYKEQG, from the coding sequence ATGGAGCGTGTGTGCTGTGTTGTTCAATACGATGGCACAAACTACTCGGGCTTTCAAATCCAAGCCAATTCAAACCGTACGATCCAAGAAAAAATTGAAAAAGCCTTAACGAAAATGCATAAAGGTAAGCCAATGAAGATTATTGCTTCGGGCCGAACTGATGCTGGGGTCCATGCATATGGTCAGGTCTTTCACTTTGATTCAGATTTGTATATTCCTGAGTACAATTGGAAGAAAGGATTACAAACCCTTTTACCGTCTGATATCCAAATTGTAGAAGTGCATAAGGTTTCAATGGATTTTCATGCTAGATATGATACTTCTCAAAAAGAATATCGATACCGTGTGCTTAACACAAAGGATAAAGATGTCTTTAGACGTAATGTTACCTATCATGTCCCCTATGATCTAGATATCGATAAAGTAAAAGAAGCGTGCAAGTATATTGAAGGTACTCATGATTTCACTTCTTTTAGTTCAACTAAAACGAAAGTGCGTGGTGAACGTATTCGAACAGTATATGAGGCGACCTGTGAAAAACAAGGAGACGAGCTTCTCTTTATTTTTCGTGGAGATGGATTTCTCTACAATATGGTAAGGATTTTAGTTGGGACGTTGATACAAGTTGGGAGAGGACGTCGTGAGCCTGAAGATATCCCGGTGATCATGGAAGCCAAAGAACGAACAAAAGCTGGCGTCACAGCTCCTGCTCAAGGGTTGTTTTTGTGGAAGGTGGATTATAAAGAACAGGGATAG
- a CDS encoding energy-coupling factor transporter transmembrane protein EcfT produces the protein MNDSMIIGQYVPGQSLVHRMDPRMKMTIIFFFVIVVFFANSIGSYGLLTLFAFVSVAITRIPLSFILKGLKPVWFLIIFTFLLHLFFTRQGEVLFEIFTFPVYEEAIEQGFKISLRFFLLILLTSLLTLTTTPIAITDAIESMFHPLKKVKFPVHELALMMSISLRFIPTLMQETEKISKAQASRGVDFRSGPIKERVKAIVPLLVPLFVSAFKRAEDLAMAMEARGYQGGEGRTKLRELTLTKEDIAVLILFIVVIVGVFILRT, from the coding sequence ATGAATGATTCTATGATTATCGGACAATATGTTCCAGGGCAATCACTCGTTCATAGAATGGATCCACGTATGAAAATGACGATCATCTTTTTCTTTGTTATTGTCGTCTTTTTCGCAAACTCTATTGGAAGCTATGGCTTGCTAACGCTTTTCGCATTTGTGAGCGTCGCCATAACGAGAATCCCGCTATCATTTATCTTAAAAGGGTTAAAGCCAGTCTGGTTTTTAATTATATTTACCTTTTTACTACATTTATTTTTTACAAGACAGGGTGAGGTTCTTTTCGAGATATTCACCTTCCCTGTTTATGAGGAAGCTATCGAACAAGGATTTAAAATATCTTTGCGCTTCTTCCTGTTAATTCTATTAACATCATTACTGACTCTAACAACGACACCTATTGCGATAACCGATGCAATTGAGAGTATGTTTCACCCTTTGAAAAAGGTAAAGTTCCCTGTTCATGAACTTGCTTTAATGATGTCGATTTCCTTACGATTTATCCCGACACTTATGCAGGAAACAGAGAAAATTTCGAAGGCACAGGCATCAAGAGGTGTGGACTTTCGTAGCGGCCCAATTAAGGAGCGTGTGAAGGCGATTGTTCCATTACTAGTGCCATTATTCGTCAGCGCATTTAAACGTGCTGAGGACCTTGCTATGGCTATGGAAGCAAGAGGTTATCAAGGTGGAGAAGGGCGTACAAAATTGAGGGAACTTACTCTAACCAAAGAAGATATCGCTGTCCTGATTTTATTTATCGTTGTAATAGTCGGTGTCTTTATTTTACGAACGTAG
- the rplM gene encoding 50S ribosomal protein L13 — translation MRTTFMANENNVERKWYVVDAEGQTLGRLASEVASILRGKHKATYTPHVDTGDHVILVNAEKIELTGKKLNDKMYYRHSNHPGGLKERRAYEMRNNYPEQMLEQAVKGMLPSGSLGREMGKKLHVYRGPEHKHQAQKPEALELRG, via the coding sequence ATGCGCACAACTTTCATGGCCAACGAAAATAACGTTGAACGCAAATGGTATGTTGTCGATGCTGAAGGTCAAACACTAGGTCGTTTGGCAAGCGAGGTTGCATCTATCCTTCGCGGAAAGCATAAAGCAACGTACACACCGCATGTTGACACGGGTGATCACGTGATCCTTGTGAACGCTGAAAAAATTGAACTAACTGGTAAGAAACTAAATGACAAGATGTATTACCGTCATTCAAATCACCCAGGTGGTTTAAAAGAACGTCGTGCATACGAAATGCGCAATAACTATCCTGAGCAAATGCTTGAGCAAGCAGTAAAAGGTATGCTACCAAGCGGAAGCCTAGGACGTGAAATGGGCAAGAAACTACACGTATATCGTGGACCTGAACACAAACATCAAGCACAAAAACCAGAAGCACTAGAGCTTCGCGGTTAA